A stretch of Brassica rapa cultivar Chiifu-401-42 chromosome A08, CAAS_Brap_v3.01, whole genome shotgun sequence DNA encodes these proteins:
- the LOC103835278 gene encoding U-box domain-containing protein 17 translates to MATAAIFSSLRRRRSPSLEAFLSPVDLSGLPLVQTLAAISTEIISSFSGTRFSFQRRNARSLIRKIEIFLVLFESLAESRWGSTPSSSSSSSSTALLCLKELYLLLYRSKILLDYGAHSSKLWLLLQTQSISGYFHDLNQEISTLLDVFPVNDLSLSDDVREQIELLQSQSRRSRLYIDSNDESLRRTFYSFLDGFENGEIPNSIALRSFFAEKLQIKDSKSCGNEIEFLEEQIANHDGDVEPTGSVINGFVAITRYCRFLLFGFEEEWRIKNNNPKKKKSKRDGNDGFITVPKDFVCPISLDLMSDPVIISTGQTYDRTSIARWIEEGHCTCPKTGQMLVDSRIVPNRALKNLIVQWCAASGVSYESEFITDSQTNEGFVSGLPTKAAVEANKATVSILIEYLADGSEAAQTVAAREIRLLAKTGKENREFIAEAGAIPHLRRLLKSENAVAQENSVTAMLNLSIYEKNKSRIMEEDDCLEAIVSVLVSGLTVEAQENAAATLFSLSAVHEYKKRIAMADQCVEALASLLQNGTPRGKKDAVTALYNLSTHPENCSRMIEGGGVSSLVGALKNEGVAEEAAGALALLVRQSLGAEAIGKEESAVTGLMGMMRCGTPRGKENAVAALLELCRRGGAAVAERVLRAPAIAGVLQTLLFTGTKRARRKAASLARVFQRREHAAMRAGGYGFVGDVNGNRDGGNFTTDVSVPMSISISVPVL, encoded by the coding sequence ATGGCTACGGCAGCGATATTCTCATCTCTACGACGGAGGAGATCGCCGTCGCTGGAAGCCTTTCTATCCCCCGTTGACCTCTCCGGCCTCCCTCTCGTTCAAACCCTAGCCGCAATCTCAACGGAAATCATCTCTTCCTTCAGCGGCACGCGGTTCTCGTTCCAACGAAGAAACGCTCGCTCGCTGATTCGCAAGATCGAGATCTTCCTCGTGTTATTCGAATCCCTAGCAGAATCACGCTGGGGCTCAACCCCTTCCTCTTCCTCGTCTTCGTCTTCCACAGCGTTGCTATGTCTCAAGGAGCTCTACCTCCTCCTCTACAGATCCAAGATCCTCCTCGATTACGGCGCCCATTCCAGTAAGTTATGGCTGTTACTCCAAACTCAATCCATCTCCGGCTACTTCCACGATCTGAACCAAGAGATCTCGACGCTTCTCGACGTCTTCCCGGTCAACGATCTAAGCCTCAGCGACGACGTAAGAGAGCAAATCGAGCTGCTCCAGAGCCAATCGAGGAGATCGAGATTGTACATCGATAGCAACGACGAGTCGTTACGCAGAACATTCTACTCGTTCCTCGACGGATTCGAGAACGGAGAGATACCTAACTCCATCGCTCTCAGATCGTTCTTCGCTGAGAAGCTACAGATTAAAGATTCGAAATCTTGCGGAAACGAGATCGAGTTCTTGGAGGAACAGATCGCGAATCACGACGGAGATGTTGAGCCTACTGGCTCCGTGATCAACGGGTTTGTAGCTATCACACGGTACTGTAGATTCTTGTTGTTTGGATTCGAAGAAGAGTGGAGAATCAAGAATAATAatcccaagaagaagaagagcaaaaGAGACGGAAACGACGGATTCATAACAGTTCCTAAGGATTTCGTTTGTCCGATCTCTCTAGATTTGATGAGTGATCCTGTGATTATATCCACAGGGCAGACTTATGACCGTACCTCCATAGCTAGGTGGATCGAAGAAGGGCACTGCACTTGTCCCAAGACGGGGCAAATGCTTGTGGACTCTCGGATTGTACCTAATCGAGCTTTGAAGAATTTGATCGTGCAGTGGTGCGCAGCGAGTGGGGTGTCTTATGAGTCTGAGTTTATTACGGATTCGCAAACAAACGAGGGGTTTGTGTCTGGTCTTCCGACAAAAGCTGCGGTTGAAGCGAACAAAGCTACTGTTTCTATACTTATTGAGTATTTGGCAGATGGGTCTGAAGCGGCTCAGACTGTTGCGGCGCGGGAGATTCGTCTTTTGGCGAAAACCGGGAAGGAGAATAGAGAGTTTATCGCGGAGGCGGGGGCGATACCGCACTTGCGGAGGCTTCTCAAGTCGGAGAATGCAGTCGCGCAGGAGAACTCTGTGACGGCGATGCTGAACTTATCGATATATGAGAAGAACAAGAGTCGGATCATGGAGGAGGACGATTGTTTGGAGGCTATAGTAAGCGTTCTTGTGTCTGGTCTCACAGTGGAGGCGCAGGAGAACGCAGCCGCCACGTTGTTTAGTCTCTCCGCGGTGCACGAGTATAAGAAACGGATAGCAATGGCTGATCAGTGCGTTGAGGCGTTGGCTTCCTTGCTTCAGAACGGAACACCGAGAGGGAAGAAAGACGCGGTGACGGCTTTGTATAACTTATCGACGCATCCTGAGAACTGCAGTAGAATGATCGAAGGAGGAGGAGTGTCGAGTCTCGTCGGAGCTCTGAAGAACGAAGGAGTGGCGGAGGAAGCAGCAGGAGCTTTGGCTTTGTTGGTGAGACAGTCTCTTGGAGCTGAGGCTATAGGGAAAGAGGAGTCCGCTGTGACGGGGCTCATGGGGATGATGAGATGCGGGACGCCGAGAGGGAAAGAAAACGCGGTGGCTGCGTTGCTTGAACTATGTAGAAGAGGTGGAGCCGCTGTGGCGGAGAGAGTGTTGAGAGCACCTGCGATTGCGGGAGTGCTGCAGACGCTTTTGTTTACGGGGACGAAGCGGGCTAGACGGAAAGCTGCTTCGCTTGCTCGGGTTTTCCAGAGGCGTGAGCATGCAGCGATGCGGGCAGGTGGTTATGGGTTTGTAGGGGATGTGAACGGGAATAGAGACGGCGGTAATTTTACGACGGATGTCTCTGTTCCGATGTCGATCTCCATCTCAGTACCTGTATTGTGA